In Leptospira sp. WS58.C1, a single genomic region encodes these proteins:
- a CDS encoding L-threonylcarbamoyladenylate synthase — protein sequence MSKNKPTIITDDPSLAAKVLKEGGIVLFPTETVYGLGADSRNLPACLEIYKIKNRPADNPLIVHLGNPALIPDIGEVPETAKILIRQCMPGPLSLVLKKKDKSVFSTGLTTIAVRVPSHPKVLEMLSYFGGPVSAPSANLSGQPSITRLDDAISEFDGKVDLILKGTEPEIGLESTVVDFSVSPPKLLRPGYFGWEELHKYVPDLENYSELKEGESPSSPGLKYKHYAPKAKVIFTHNQTPDRESAAIGIGLTRGWKFALDLRNNSEYMKNLYSFFRDCDRLGVSKIYCFPPANSSGKEALLNRILKAQE from the coding sequence TTGTCAAAAAATAAACCGACAATCATCACGGATGATCCTTCCCTTGCCGCAAAAGTATTAAAAGAGGGAGGGATCGTTTTATTCCCCACAGAGACTGTATACGGTCTTGGTGCAGACTCAAGAAATCTTCCTGCTTGTTTAGAAATTTATAAAATAAAAAACCGCCCTGCGGATAATCCTCTCATCGTTCATTTAGGAAATCCGGCTCTCATTCCCGATATTGGAGAAGTTCCGGAAACTGCAAAAATCCTCATCAGGCAATGTATGCCCGGACCTTTAAGTTTGGTATTAAAGAAGAAGGATAAGTCCGTTTTTTCTACCGGACTGACTACGATTGCGGTTAGAGTTCCTTCTCACCCAAAAGTTTTGGAAATGCTTTCTTATTTTGGAGGACCGGTGTCCGCTCCTTCCGCAAATCTTTCGGGACAACCTTCTATCACAAGATTGGATGATGCGATCTCCGAGTTTGACGGAAAGGTAGATCTGATCTTAAAAGGTACGGAACCCGAAATAGGTTTAGAATCGACAGTTGTGGATTTTTCCGTTTCTCCGCCGAAACTCCTTCGACCGGGATATTTTGGCTGGGAAGAATTACATAAATATGTTCCGGATCTAGAAAACTACAGCGAGTTAAAGGAAGGGGAATCTCCTTCTAGTCCCGGACTAAAATACAAACATTATGCACCCAAAGCCAAGGTAATCTTTACGCACAATCAAACTCCTGACAGAGAATCTGCGGCCATCGGGATCGGATTAACCAGAGGTTGGAAATTCGCTTTGGATCTGCGAAACAACTCGGAATATATGAAAAATTTATATTCGTTTTTTCGAGATTGTGATCGTCTTGGAGTTTCTAAAATTTACTGTTTTCCGCCTGCAAATTCTTCCGGTAAAGAAGCACTCTTAAACAGAATTCTGAAGGCACAAGAGTAG
- a CDS encoding glycosyl hydrolase family 18 protein: MNPNDEPYTPEDLIRPVPYQPKKQPLWQTSLVSLTWFVLSGISFYLGLQALKADPKPVSVQSGTEQVAFQNTTLKSDLAPSEGVWESWKKWWNSDNPSSESDGTSNPVSISEPESEDDPAFRASTWFSDYEAMKRTVHLYNEIHPFIYGFKGRETNNGDLYSLWGSAQKHARVAELKSLNPKVKIIPTIFRWENKNEKISENIGLNGRNDIRDKHIQNILYEVDTYGFDGIDIDYEGMSCEKKEKFEEFIVLLSKEIHKRGKLLSVAVHPKTAAKKSGLKVCKGLKEKINMDFAENWRGPMTHDYAFLAKHADRVKVMAYELHPRKYRNPGPGPQAPNVWIRNIITYAKERVPAKKLYMAIPTYGYDWALNCNAKIKSVYWSDALKRQQLGVTKQPTNISQVLADNKNSGSWTNLSKFSWVHEGKTYEDPSIWYKSEGCDRVAFFMNRKAFEEKMTLLRSYDIGGFSFWQLLSDNDPGINDYLELLVTNKLPPVPKAKQPVVPNPDVKQTPPEESQEEAKNTEDLVKK, translated from the coding sequence ATGAATCCAAACGATGAACCTTACACCCCAGAGGACCTAATCCGTCCTGTGCCATACCAACCTAAAAAACAACCTCTCTGGCAAACAAGCCTAGTGAGCCTGACCTGGTTTGTACTTTCCGGAATTTCTTTTTATCTAGGACTCCAGGCTTTAAAGGCGGATCCTAAACCTGTATCGGTCCAATCCGGGACGGAACAGGTGGCATTCCAAAATACTACACTAAAATCGGACCTGGCCCCTTCGGAGGGGGTCTGGGAATCTTGGAAGAAATGGTGGAACTCCGACAATCCTTCTTCCGAGTCGGATGGAACTTCTAACCCAGTCAGTATTTCTGAGCCTGAATCCGAAGACGATCCTGCTTTTAGGGCTTCTACTTGGTTTTCCGACTATGAAGCGATGAAACGTACTGTTCATCTGTACAATGAGATCCATCCGTTTATTTATGGATTCAAAGGAAGAGAGACGAATAACGGAGATCTATATTCTCTTTGGGGATCCGCTCAAAAACATGCGCGTGTTGCGGAACTCAAATCTCTAAATCCAAAAGTTAAGATCATCCCTACGATCTTCCGTTGGGAAAATAAGAACGAGAAGATCTCCGAGAATATAGGCCTAAACGGACGTAACGATATCAGAGACAAACATATCCAGAACATACTGTACGAAGTAGACACGTACGGTTTCGACGGTATCGATATCGATTACGAAGGAATGAGCTGCGAAAAAAAAGAGAAGTTTGAGGAGTTCATCGTTCTTCTTTCCAAAGAGATCCACAAACGTGGTAAACTTCTTTCCGTTGCAGTTCATCCTAAAACTGCCGCTAAAAAGTCTGGCCTAAAAGTATGTAAGGGTTTAAAAGAAAAAATTAATATGGACTTTGCCGAGAATTGGAGAGGTCCGATGACCCACGATTACGCTTTTTTGGCAAAACACGCGGACCGTGTAAAGGTGATGGCTTACGAACTTCATCCTCGTAAGTATAGAAACCCGGGACCTGGACCTCAAGCTCCGAATGTTTGGATCAGAAATATCATCACTTATGCAAAAGAAAGAGTTCCTGCCAAAAAATTGTATATGGCAATCCCAACGTACGGATACGATTGGGCTCTGAATTGTAATGCAAAGATCAAGTCCGTCTATTGGTCGGATGCTTTAAAGCGCCAACAATTAGGTGTGACAAAACAGCCTACGAATATCAGCCAAGTTTTAGCGGATAATAAAAACTCCGGTTCTTGGACGAATCTTTCCAAGTTTAGCTGGGTTCACGAAGGTAAAACTTACGAGGATCCAAGTATTTGGTACAAATCCGAAGGTTGTGACCGAGTAGCATTCTTCATGAACAGAAAAGCTTTCGAAGAGAAAATGACCTTATTACGATCTTATGATATAGGCGGATTTTCTTTCTGGCAATTATTGTCCGATAACGATCCGGGTATCAATGATTATCTAGAGTTACTTGTGACAAATAAACTTCCTCCCGTTCCAAAGGCGAAACAACCTGTGGTTCCGAATCCTGACGTAAAACAAACTCCTCCGGAGGAAAGTCAGGAAGAGGCCAAAAATACAGAGGATCTTGTCAAAAAATAA
- a CDS encoding FAD-dependent oxidoreductase — protein sequence MDISPIFRPISIGAETIPNRIIMGSMHLGLEGMPQTADRMAAFYGKRFEGGVGLITTGGISVNAEGKGSNIFFDFQKEEDCVELEKVASVLKPMGIFCAQLFHAGRYAYHRELVAPSALRAPINRFIPKELSTDDAWRTIRDFGSSALRAKQVGFRAVEVMASEGYLVNQFFSEVTNKRTDEFGGSSENRRKFAIETMKEVRKQVGPGYPVIVRMSGIDLIPGNPSFEEVIALAAELKEAGADALNIGIGWHESRIPTISQLVPRGAWAKIAGKIKNAVPGIPIIASNRINMPETIIQVLNAGEADIVSMARPFLADADIVNKIKENQTERVNTCVACNQACLDHTFKEEMVSCLVNPSANRELEWKSLPQAKRQRVVVVGSGPGGMESARVAALRGHEVILLEASEKLGGQLNLAASIPGKFEFYETIRYFKNELPRLKVDIRLSTKADLKLLDELKPDAVIFATGVLPRNLNLPGLEKKPHASYVEFLNGTFKPGSKVAIIGGGGIGVDVAHKLTEEKDPDISTYFDKYNVNSYTQAAIQPETARRKVSILRRNGKVGAGLGATTSWALLQELQSKGVDFLSSLTYKEVTEKGLVIETKKEGAKTLECDSIILCAGQTSDASLYETFRKERNNIPSYLIGGAKDASGIDAKRAMLEGYLAATRIGTEQN from the coding sequence TTGGATATTTCTCCAATCTTTCGCCCGATCTCCATCGGAGCCGAAACTATACCGAATCGTATTATCATGGGATCCATGCACTTGGGTTTAGAGGGGATGCCCCAAACCGCAGATAGAATGGCTGCCTTCTATGGCAAAAGGTTCGAAGGCGGAGTAGGACTGATCACCACCGGAGGAATTTCGGTGAATGCGGAAGGCAAAGGCTCCAATATATTTTTCGATTTCCAGAAGGAAGAAGATTGTGTAGAGCTTGAAAAAGTCGCTTCCGTTCTAAAACCGATGGGAATTTTCTGCGCTCAGTTATTCCACGCGGGAAGGTACGCTTATCACAGAGAACTCGTGGCTCCTTCTGCGTTACGCGCCCCTATCAATCGTTTCATACCAAAAGAACTTTCTACGGACGATGCATGGAGAACCATCCGCGATTTCGGATCGTCTGCATTACGCGCAAAACAAGTTGGTTTTAGAGCGGTGGAAGTGATGGCTTCCGAAGGATATCTGGTAAACCAATTCTTCTCCGAAGTAACCAACAAAAGAACCGACGAGTTCGGTGGTTCGTCTGAAAACCGCAGAAAATTTGCGATCGAAACAATGAAGGAAGTCCGTAAACAAGTAGGTCCCGGCTATCCGGTCATCGTAAGAATGTCAGGCATCGATCTCATCCCAGGCAATCCTAGTTTTGAAGAAGTGATCGCACTTGCCGCCGAGTTAAAAGAAGCAGGAGCGGACGCGCTCAATATCGGGATCGGTTGGCATGAGTCTCGTATTCCTACCATCTCTCAGCTTGTTCCAAGAGGTGCTTGGGCAAAGATCGCCGGAAAAATAAAAAATGCAGTTCCAGGAATTCCGATCATCGCTTCCAACAGGATCAATATGCCGGAGACGATCATCCAAGTATTGAATGCAGGTGAAGCGGATATTGTGAGTATGGCAAGACCATTCTTAGCGGATGCAGATATCGTAAATAAGATCAAAGAAAACCAAACAGAAAGAGTGAATACTTGTGTTGCTTGTAACCAAGCTTGTTTGGATCATACGTTCAAAGAAGAAATGGTTTCTTGCTTAGTAAACCCTTCTGCAAATAGGGAGCTGGAATGGAAATCTCTTCCTCAGGCAAAAAGACAAAGAGTGGTAGTTGTCGGTTCCGGTCCAGGTGGAATGGAATCCGCAAGAGTGGCGGCATTACGTGGTCATGAGGTCATTCTTTTAGAAGCTTCCGAAAAACTAGGAGGTCAGCTCAATCTTGCGGCTTCGATTCCGGGTAAATTCGAATTTTATGAAACTATCCGCTATTTCAAAAACGAACTTCCTCGTTTAAAAGTGGATATCCGTCTGAGTACAAAAGCGGATCTTAAATTATTGGATGAGTTAAAACCGGATGCGGTAATCTTTGCAACCGGTGTTCTTCCAAGGAATTTAAATCTTCCCGGTTTGGAAAAAAAACCGCATGCAAGTTATGTGGAGTTCTTAAACGGAACATTCAAACCCGGTTCCAAGGTTGCCATCATTGGTGGCGGTGGGATCGGTGTAGACGTAGCTCATAAACTTACCGAAGAGAAGGATCCGGATATTTCCACCTACTTTGATAAGTACAATGTGAACTCTTATACACAGGCTGCGATCCAACCGGAAACCGCTCGCAGAAAAGTTTCCATCTTAAGAAGGAATGGCAAAGTGGGAGCAGGCCTTGGAGCAACTACTTCATGGGCTCTTCTACAGGAATTACAATCCAAGGGAGTGGATTTCCTTTCCTCGCTCACCTATAAGGAAGTAACCGAAAAAGGTCTTGTGATCGAGACCAAAAAAGAAGGAGCCAAAACTTTAGAATGTGATTCCATCATTCTTTGCGCCGGACAAACAAGTGACGCTTCTTTATACGAAACGTTCAGAAAGGAAAGAAATAATATTCCTTCGTACCTGATCGGTGGTGCAAAAGACGCTTCCGGAATAGACGCCAAAAGAGCCATGTTAGAAGGTTATTTAGCGGCCACCAGGATCGGAACGGAACAAAACTAA
- a CDS encoding S49 family peptidase, whose translation MFRILFSLVFLPIRILFQGIRILSWTIRKGDHFYMEIPPSFSFDKKSFFVKLLVSKEEAPFLVDFLLGLKALTKVPGLKKVSFHISNPEYGFGEVWNICKSIQTLNEKGIETSGFCLGGGTKALLLLSQCKYRYSSSASEFFPILPSAEPYFFGGSAKKFGVAVETYASGAFKSFGETFQRTSFSAPARKNLEALLGDYKDLLSQEFKKSSNLDLKVLEEPILSAEKLKKIGFLTEFVEEDDFEENYLFEDYKKEKETDKPKYKKLSPKGFRVYHKKSNFTLISKPVPIVAVLPVQGNILPDLGREEDFSSRQVSFRYYQEIIKDLKEDPKIAAVVLEMNSPGGSALVSELLYREIKKLSEKKPVITYVLNVAASGGYYLSCATKKIHGTPYSIVGSIGAVMMRFELKKLYEKFGVQKERIGFYPHRDILSEYGKLSPKSEQFLKKEVLRSRDLFYNRVIESRKTSFQDLEQKYGEGRIFSGETFRKSGFLDSCDSFLDTLQNLKEELKSKKIDVRYLPGTYNWKDLVQDLKPGMQLSKFSFFSRLNTEKKQNPLEVLHLSEIAQQLSNI comes from the coding sequence ATGTTTAGAATTCTATTCTCTCTTGTTTTTTTACCGATCCGGATTTTGTTCCAAGGAATTAGGATCTTATCCTGGACCATTCGCAAGGGAGATCATTTCTATATGGAAATTCCCCCTTCTTTCTCCTTTGATAAAAAATCTTTTTTCGTAAAACTGTTGGTCTCGAAAGAAGAAGCTCCCTTCTTAGTGGATTTTTTATTAGGACTGAAGGCTTTAACTAAGGTCCCGGGTTTAAAAAAAGTTTCTTTCCATATTTCTAATCCCGAATACGGATTTGGAGAAGTTTGGAATATCTGTAAGTCGATCCAAACATTAAACGAAAAAGGAATTGAGACTTCCGGTTTCTGTTTAGGTGGAGGAACAAAAGCATTACTTTTACTCTCTCAATGTAAATACAGATATTCTTCTTCCGCATCCGAATTCTTTCCTATACTTCCTTCCGCAGAACCCTACTTTTTCGGCGGGTCAGCTAAAAAGTTCGGTGTGGCTGTCGAAACGTATGCAAGCGGAGCATTCAAATCATTCGGAGAAACTTTCCAAAGGACATCCTTCTCCGCTCCTGCACGAAAAAATTTAGAAGCTTTACTCGGAGATTATAAAGACCTACTTTCGCAGGAGTTTAAGAAGTCCTCCAATTTAGATCTAAAAGTTTTAGAAGAGCCGATTTTAAGCGCTGAAAAACTTAAAAAAATCGGATTTCTCACTGAATTCGTAGAAGAAGACGATTTTGAAGAAAACTATTTATTCGAGGACTATAAAAAAGAGAAGGAAACGGATAAACCTAAATACAAAAAACTAAGCCCCAAAGGTTTCAGAGTTTACCATAAAAAATCCAATTTCACTTTGATCTCTAAACCGGTTCCGATCGTTGCCGTTCTTCCTGTCCAAGGAAATATTCTACCGGATTTAGGAAGAGAAGAAGATTTCAGTTCCAGGCAAGTCTCCTTCCGATACTATCAGGAAATTATTAAGGACTTAAAGGAAGATCCGAAGATAGCTGCTGTTGTCCTGGAAATGAACTCTCCAGGGGGTAGCGCGCTTGTCTCTGAACTATTATATAGAGAGATCAAAAAACTTTCCGAGAAAAAGCCGGTCATCACATACGTATTGAATGTTGCCGCTTCCGGCGGATATTATCTCTCCTGTGCGACTAAAAAAATCCATGGAACACCTTATTCGATAGTTGGCTCCATAGGTGCAGTGATGATGAGATTCGAATTGAAAAAACTCTACGAAAAATTCGGTGTCCAAAAAGAAAGGATCGGTTTTTACCCTCACAGAGATATTCTATCCGAATACGGCAAACTTTCCCCTAAGTCGGAGCAGTTCTTAAAAAAAGAAGTTTTGAGATCCAGGGATCTATTTTATAACCGAGTGATTGAATCCCGCAAAACAAGCTTTCAGGATTTGGAACAAAAATATGGAGAAGGGAGGATTTTCTCCGGAGAAACTTTCCGTAAGTCCGGTTTCTTAGACTCTTGCGATTCCTTTTTAGATACATTACAAAATCTGAAAGAAGAATTGAAATCCAAAAAGATAGATGTGCGTTATCTGCCGGGAACTTATAACTGGAAGGATTTAGTCCAAGATCTAAAACCGGGAATGCAGCTTTCCAAGTTCTCTTTCTTTTCCAGACTGAACACGGAGAAGAAGCAAAACCCGCTGGAAGTCCTACATCTATCCGAAATCGCTCAACAATTATCTAATATTTAA
- a CDS encoding queuosine precursor transporter: MQFHRPFKLFFVLGSIFITFLLMAEVTGSKWFQVLIGNKALTMTLGVIPFPITFIVTDLLNEYYGRRGVRYLTLVGMVMIVLAFFLLQLDMAIPAAGNSPVDDHSFQVVFFNTGQVITGSIVAYLIGQLVDIQVFHLIRKRTKNKFLWLRATGSTIFSQLLDSYVVIFVAYWGTYDFQTLNSISYTNFGYKIFIAIGITPLIYLAHYLIERYLGEDAHKMAEAALKEGKEEVQPYPG, encoded by the coding sequence ATGCAGTTTCACCGACCCTTCAAACTATTTTTCGTTTTAGGTTCCATCTTCATTACCTTCCTTTTGATGGCGGAGGTGACTGGTTCCAAATGGTTTCAAGTTTTGATCGGGAACAAGGCGTTGACCATGACTTTGGGTGTGATTCCCTTCCCCATTACGTTTATCGTAACGGACCTTTTGAATGAGTATTATGGAAGAAGAGGTGTTAGATACCTAACTTTAGTCGGAATGGTAATGATCGTTTTAGCTTTTTTTCTTCTTCAATTAGACATGGCCATTCCGGCAGCAGGGAATTCCCCCGTGGACGACCATTCCTTTCAGGTAGTATTCTTTAATACCGGGCAAGTGATCACAGGTTCGATCGTGGCCTACTTGATCGGCCAGCTTGTAGACATCCAAGTTTTTCATTTGATCCGTAAGAGGACTAAAAACAAATTTCTTTGGCTGAGAGCGACCGGTTCTACCATCTTCTCCCAGCTTTTGGATTCTTATGTCGTGATCTTTGTGGCGTATTGGGGAACGTACGATTTCCAAACTCTAAATTCCATCTCTTATACCAACTTCGGATACAAGATCTTCATAGCGATAGGGATCACACCTTTGATCTACCTCGCCCATTACCTGATCGAAAGGTATTTAGGAGAAGATGCCCATAAAATGGCAGAAGCGGCTCTCAAAGAAGGTAAAGAAGAAGTCCAGCCGTATCCGGGTTGA
- a CDS encoding 2-isopropylmalate synthase → MNSNLDFVRIFDTTLRDGEQCPGAAMSENEKIEIALQLAKMNVDVIEAGFPVSSPVQFQAVQRISREVEGPIIAALARAVRPDLEAAAKAIIPAKKRRIHTFIASSPIHMKFKLGKDPSEVLKMAVEAVKICRDHVDDVEFSPEDATRSEPAFLRELCEAVIEAGATTINIPDTVGYTTPYEYGELFKFLIQNVKGSEKAIFSAHCHNDLGLATSNSLAAIQNGARQVECTVNGIGERAGNTAMEEVVMALRTRKDKFGIQTRIQTEEIAKASYLVKTITGMVVQPNKAIVGANAFAHESGIHQDGVLKNRETYEIMTPESVGIHSNRMVLGRHSGRAGFKDRIVRLGFSPHPEELEAAYQRFLEIADRKKEIFDEDIRALFADESRKSSNDKYVLESFHVTTGTKSTPTASIRLSIEGNIKEESATGDGPVDSIFKAIQKATISDVELIKLVISPVTEGQDALAEASVTLEKHGERVVGKASSTDIIEACSQAYISALNRFSIN, encoded by the coding sequence ATGAACTCAAATTTGGATTTTGTTCGGATTTTCGATACCACTCTCCGGGACGGAGAACAATGCCCAGGTGCGGCAATGAGCGAGAATGAGAAGATAGAGATCGCACTCCAACTCGCCAAAATGAATGTGGACGTGATCGAAGCAGGCTTCCCGGTTTCTTCCCCGGTCCAATTCCAGGCAGTCCAAAGAATTTCCAGAGAGGTAGAAGGTCCGATTATCGCGGCACTAGCAAGAGCCGTTCGTCCCGACTTAGAGGCAGCTGCCAAAGCAATCATTCCCGCCAAAAAAAGAAGAATTCATACTTTTATCGCATCTTCTCCCATTCACATGAAATTCAAGCTGGGAAAAGATCCTTCCGAGGTTTTGAAAATGGCTGTGGAAGCGGTCAAGATTTGCAGAGATCATGTGGACGATGTGGAATTTTCCCCCGAAGACGCGACTCGTTCCGAGCCTGCGTTTTTAAGAGAACTCTGCGAGGCAGTGATAGAAGCCGGTGCGACTACGATCAATATTCCGGATACCGTAGGATATACAACACCGTATGAATACGGAGAATTATTCAAATTCCTGATCCAAAATGTGAAAGGAAGTGAGAAAGCGATCTTCTCTGCACATTGCCATAACGATTTAGGACTTGCCACTTCCAATAGTCTCGCTGCGATCCAGAATGGAGCAAGGCAAGTAGAATGTACCGTAAACGGGATCGGAGAAAGAGCCGGCAATACCGCTATGGAAGAAGTCGTAATGGCTCTTCGTACGCGGAAGGACAAATTCGGGATCCAAACTAGGATTCAAACAGAAGAGATCGCTAAGGCTTCTTATTTGGTCAAAACGATCACCGGGATGGTGGTTCAGCCGAATAAAGCGATTGTAGGAGCGAACGCATTTGCCCATGAGTCCGGGATCCACCAAGACGGTGTTTTGAAAAATAGAGAAACCTATGAGATCATGACGCCGGAAAGTGTGGGGATCCATTCTAATAGAATGGTACTCGGCAGACATAGTGGAAGAGCCGGTTTCAAAGACAGGATCGTTCGTTTAGGATTTAGTCCTCATCCGGAAGAATTGGAAGCGGCTTACCAAAGATTTTTAGAGATCGCGGACCGCAAAAAGGAAATTTTCGACGAGGATATCCGTGCGTTATTCGCGGACGAATCCAGAAAGTCCTCCAACGACAAATATGTATTAGAAAGTTTTCATGTAACTACGGGAACGAAAAGTACACCTACCGCAAGTATCCGACTGTCTATTGAAGGAAATATAAAAGAAGAATCGGCAACGGGTGATGGTCCTGTGGATTCTATCTTTAAAGCGATCCAGAAGGCAACTATCTCCGATGTGGAACTCATTAAACTCGTGATCTCTCCGGTAACGGAAGGTCAAGACGCTTTGGCAGAAGCTTCCGTTACTTTAGAAAAACATGGAGAAAGAGTCGTAGGAAAAGCAAGCTCTACCGATATTATTGAGGCTTGTTCTCAAGCGTATATCTCCGCGTTAAATCGTTTTTCCATAAATTGA